A DNA window from Boseongicola sp. contains the following coding sequences:
- a CDS encoding TULIP family P47-like protein: MDNPERSTLGVLCQTQNRATDGLLNQIEADVIPDGSDVGFLLSRRRFIRDVLAPALPVTFDGLKAKDIDYLDDDEGITLNRKPMLKAVEHKGKTYDPRLEYLELRLGQGYIDTTAHTRTKIIPGVWGHCRTRGRYSIALKDRDDGGKTIAVEKVGTPEEEKWKEVSKGMKIAKAVLGILAAVIAVAVTICTLGFGMTVAAPVYVALYGSMVAFTAVMAARILSGEESPPIDLLTTHLDEAVTWGANGSFQPDFAGLNYALQIGGEYVDTPMQALGAMPPALAFQNQFADRMAARIQEKLHVVA; the protein is encoded by the coding sequence ATGGATAATCCAGAACGCTCGACGTTGGGCGTGCTTTGCCAGACCCAGAATCGCGCCACAGATGGTCTGTTAAATCAGATCGAAGCTGACGTTATTCCAGATGGTTCTGACGTTGGATTCCTTCTGTCTCGCCGTCGATTTATCCGGGACGTTCTTGCCCCCGCTTTGCCTGTTACCTTTGATGGTCTGAAGGCCAAGGACATTGACTATCTCGACGACGACGAGGGAATTACGCTGAACCGCAAACCAATGCTCAAAGCAGTTGAGCACAAAGGCAAAACCTACGACCCAAGGCTGGAATACCTCGAGCTTCGCCTGGGGCAGGGCTACATCGACACCACCGCCCACACCCGGACCAAGATCATTCCGGGAGTTTGGGGGCACTGTCGCACCCGCGGGCGCTACTCCATCGCCCTGAAAGATCGCGATGACGGTGGCAAGACCATCGCAGTTGAAAAGGTTGGCACTCCTGAAGAAGAGAAATGGAAAGAAGTTTCCAAAGGGATGAAGATTGCCAAAGCTGTTCTAGGCATTCTGGCGGCTGTGATCGCCGTTGCGGTGACAATTTGCACTCTGGGATTTGGCATGACCGTCGCTGCGCCGGTCTACGTGGCTTTGTATGGCTCCATGGTTGCCTTTACCGCAGTTATGGCCGCCCGGATTTTGTCCGGCGAAGAAAGTCCGCCGATTGATCTGTTGACGACCCACTTGGACGAAGCGGTAACTTGGGGCGCAAACGGCAGTTTCCAGCCCGATTTTGCGGGCCTAAATTACGCGCTTCAGATTGGCGGGGAATATGTCGACACGCCGATGCAAGCCTTGGGCGCCATGCCCCCTGCCCTAGCATTTCAAAACCAATTTGCCGACCGGAT
- a CDS encoding TULIP family P47-like protein translates to MPLTTTARGWDMVSSIHIDTLNEAIVIGQTTPDGFSQLGDDDVSVSADFEPWQISPDGDGKILTLDMDLNDLTIDYGSKVKKFAKATARVDVRLDLLPLEQDTAKCAAMPKQTMLLVLDTDGDHKTLPARVTGVEITGGSGIMDEGYAGAALQSWLQDNLVRFTHIFAAITLYRTVEHGEDFA, encoded by the coding sequence ATGCCGCTGACAACCACCGCACGTGGATGGGACATGGTGTCCTCAATTCACATAGATACCCTAAACGAAGCCATCGTCATCGGGCAAACCACGCCGGACGGGTTTTCGCAGCTTGGCGATGACGACGTATCAGTATCGGCAGACTTTGAGCCGTGGCAGATCAGCCCCGACGGAGATGGCAAAATCCTGACCTTGGACATGGATCTGAATGATCTGACCATCGACTATGGCAGTAAAGTCAAAAAATTCGCTAAGGCCACCGCCCGTGTAGATGTTCGCCTGGACTTGTTGCCTCTTGAACAAGACACGGCAAAATGCGCGGCAATGCCAAAGCAAACGATGTTGCTGGTTCTGGACACCGACGGAGACCACAAAACACTTCCAGCACGCGTTACCGGCGTCGAGATCACAGGTGGCTCGGGCATCATGGACGAAGGCTATGCCGGGGCCGCATTGCAATCTTGGCTGCAAGACAACCTTGTTCGTTTCACCCATATCTTCGCGGCCATCACACTATATCGCACGGTGGAACACGGTGAAGATTTCGCCTAG
- a CDS encoding TULIP family P47-like protein produces MNMHLTEATTLGSPPMEFGDLLEGWDTVFGIRYANVNSSIVASGASPDDFSESATDTDGDVATITGPFGDWQLTGGGAGRLIMMEIPVPTVTLTRTGKTDQTRTNVVYTVKVALEPVPVGSGDQGGELFAFRLIAPKDSFLSDGVPLITVESVEYDGSETDTPTNFYLRGLMETWLNKNAQEFDHVFATVNLNSKADKEHFQWLRPTDTSYAVYDDGTVENGVFGVLCMTEGRESAHRAQMISPDTLTAGKTGSFLISKERFLRKMILYSMKDLFTGPVKEDRSKVWPDDYFDLADLDNTVTNTADLYIEEMILEEGKDGVRVEVPANTLVARLGDSYLDVSFENLWHPYNKWGAWWLVTIHHDIRSRSMAKLVDGKFSLAPEVKPDDPNQTVFHHYATVEKTKAAKVIYYVLLGLAILAVVLPAMKWGYMKWVGTAAEATEGGAAVAGQMVQTTAPTAGDIAAGTAAGAGPAAAVASGETVTMSQWVMAQITARRAVIMGMMSGIGFAYEQFLPIMADKDAQKELPNFREFTTEVMTPVSFPGNTGFEVDQLQFNGSLQALGQAHFTA; encoded by the coding sequence ATGAACATGCACCTAACCGAGGCGACAACGCTCGGTTCCCCACCGATGGAGTTTGGCGATCTGCTGGAAGGCTGGGATACAGTTTTTGGCATTCGCTACGCCAATGTGAATTCGTCCATTGTCGCGTCTGGGGCAAGTCCGGATGACTTCAGCGAAAGTGCCACTGATACCGACGGAGACGTCGCAACGATAACTGGCCCGTTCGGAGACTGGCAACTGACGGGTGGTGGCGCTGGACGCCTGATAATGATGGAAATCCCGGTACCAACCGTCACATTAACCCGAACAGGAAAAACCGACCAGACCCGCACTAACGTTGTCTACACGGTTAAAGTTGCACTGGAACCAGTCCCCGTTGGCAGCGGTGACCAGGGCGGAGAACTTTTTGCCTTCAGGCTGATCGCACCGAAAGATAGTTTTCTGTCTGATGGTGTTCCGCTCATTACAGTGGAGTCGGTCGAATACGATGGCTCTGAAACGGACACACCAACAAACTTCTATTTGCGTGGGCTGATGGAAACCTGGCTGAACAAAAACGCCCAAGAATTCGACCATGTCTTCGCGACAGTCAACTTGAACTCCAAAGCCGACAAAGAGCACTTTCAGTGGCTGCGCCCAACCGACACAAGCTATGCTGTTTATGACGATGGCACAGTCGAGAACGGCGTATTTGGCGTTCTTTGTATGACCGAAGGACGCGAAAGCGCCCATCGCGCCCAAATGATTTCCCCGGATACTCTCACAGCTGGAAAGACCGGTTCCTTTTTGATCTCAAAGGAACGTTTCCTGCGAAAGATGATCCTGTACAGCATGAAAGATTTGTTCACTGGCCCGGTCAAGGAAGACAGATCCAAAGTCTGGCCAGATGACTACTTTGATCTGGCAGACCTGGATAACACGGTCACCAATACCGCCGATCTCTATATTGAAGAAATGATACTGGAAGAGGGGAAAGACGGCGTTCGCGTCGAAGTACCTGCCAACACCTTGGTTGCCCGCCTAGGCGACAGCTACCTTGACGTCAGCTTTGAGAACCTTTGGCATCCTTACAATAAATGGGGCGCTTGGTGGCTGGTGACCATTCACCATGACATCCGTTCGCGTTCGATGGCCAAGCTGGTGGATGGCAAGTTCAGCCTTGCCCCGGAAGTCAAACCGGATGACCCAAATCAGACGGTTTTCCATCATTACGCCACGGTCGAAAAAACCAAGGCCGCGAAAGTGATCTACTACGTTCTCTTGGGTCTGGCTATTCTGGCCGTTGTTCTTCCGGCAATGAAGTGGGGCTATATGAAATGGGTTGGCACAGCCGCAGAAGCCACCGAAGGCGGTGCAGCGGTCGCCGGGCAGATGGTCCAAACCACCGCTCCAACTGCTGGCGATATTGCTGCGGGCACCGCCGCTGGTGCCGGACCGGCTGCGGCAGTTGCCTCTGGCGAAACTGTGACAATGTCCCAATGGGTCATGGCCCAGATCACGGCGCGGCGTGCTGTCATCATGGGAATGATGTCTGGAATTGGTTTTGCTTACGAGCAATTCCTGCCGATCATGGCCGACAAGGACGCGCAGAAGGAACTTCCTAATTTCCGCGAGTTCACGACCGAGGTCATGACCCCGGTTTCTTTCCCCGGAAACACCGGGTTTGAAGTCGATCAACTACAATTCAATGGCTCTCTGCAAGCTCTTGGACAGGCACATTTCACGGCCTGA
- a CDS encoding FCD domain-containing protein: protein MRELIFSGDLPAGSDHLESELADRLDMSRTPIREAALTLESQGLLELRPRKGVRILPVSVDDMREIYDVLTELESLAARKAAEQNLSEAELGSLAKSIEDMDMAIAENALEKWADADDLFHRELVRLGGNSRVQMIVAMMSDQVRRARHITLFMRPVPSRSNEDHRQVYEAIKSGDAEKAAIIHYGHRQTAKALIIGLLEKHRLNRI, encoded by the coding sequence ATGCGCGAGTTGATCTTTTCCGGCGATCTTCCTGCGGGCTCGGATCATCTTGAAAGCGAATTGGCTGATCGGCTGGATATGTCTAGAACGCCAATCCGTGAAGCGGCGTTGACGTTAGAAAGTCAGGGGTTGCTCGAACTCCGGCCTAGAAAAGGCGTGCGCATCCTACCCGTCTCCGTGGATGATATGCGCGAGATTTACGACGTTTTGACCGAGTTGGAGAGTTTGGCGGCAAGAAAAGCAGCCGAACAGAACCTGTCAGAGGCAGAGCTAGGCTCATTGGCCAAATCCATCGAAGATATGGATATGGCCATCGCCGAGAATGCATTGGAAAAGTGGGCAGACGCCGACGACTTGTTCCACAGGGAATTGGTCCGCTTGGGTGGAAACTCCCGCGTTCAAATGATTGTCGCGATGATGAGCGATCAAGTGCGCCGCGCCCGTCATATCACGTTGTTCATGCGTCCAGTTCCATCTCGTTCTAACGAAGATCATCGCCAGGTGTATGAGGCCATCAAGTCGGGCGACGCGGAAAAAGCGGCCATTATTCACTATGGTCACCGACAAACTGCCAAGGCACTGATTATTGGACTGCTTGAGAAGCACCGCTTGAATAGAATTTAG
- a CDS encoding gfo/Idh/MocA family oxidoreductase, with product MTGPLRVACVGAGYFSQFHYGSWARMDRVTLVGSCNRDIDGAHATGLPAYDHLQTMIEETRPDLLDIILPPVVHAETIKTALRFGVKTLICQKPFCENKAEALAMVELAKEAGAEIIIHENFRFQPWYRKLNDILRSDLVGKLHQITFRLRPGDGQGADAYMDRQPYFQSMEKFLVHETLVHWIDTFRFLLGDPIAVYADLRRMNPEIAGEDAGYVLLDHTNGVRALLDGNRHLDHAADNHRRTMGEALVEGTKGSVTLQGDGSLWFRAFKDTERRCLLPPDSWEGFGGDCVHKLQEHVVSALLDGSPLENTAQEYLKVINIEEAIYSSAETEKKLHLERL from the coding sequence ATGACCGGACCCCTGCGTGTTGCTTGTGTTGGGGCTGGCTACTTTAGCCAGTTCCATTATGGCAGTTGGGCCCGCATGGACCGCGTTACTTTGGTTGGTTCGTGCAACCGCGATATCGATGGTGCGCACGCAACTGGTTTACCAGCCTATGACCATCTTCAAACCATGATCGAAGAAACACGACCAGACCTGCTCGACATCATTCTACCGCCCGTCGTTCATGCCGAAACAATAAAGACCGCACTAAGATTTGGCGTGAAAACACTGATCTGTCAAAAACCGTTCTGCGAAAACAAAGCAGAAGCCTTAGCGATGGTTGAATTGGCCAAGGAAGCCGGTGCCGAGATCATTATTCATGAGAATTTTCGCTTCCAACCTTGGTACCGAAAATTAAACGACATCCTGAGATCTGACTTGGTCGGCAAGTTGCACCAAATCACATTTCGTCTTCGGCCAGGAGACGGTCAGGGCGCCGATGCCTACATGGATCGGCAACCATATTTTCAGAGCATGGAAAAATTTCTTGTGCACGAAACGCTTGTGCATTGGATCGACACATTTCGATTTTTGCTGGGTGACCCGATCGCTGTTTATGCTGATTTGCGCAGAATGAATCCTGAAATCGCGGGCGAAGACGCAGGCTATGTATTGCTGGACCACACGAATGGAGTTCGGGCGTTGCTCGACGGCAATCGCCATCTGGATCATGCAGCCGACAACCACCGCCGGACAATGGGTGAAGCATTGGTGGAAGGCACCAAAGGTTCAGTCACCTTGCAAGGCGACGGGTCGCTTTGGTTTCGAGCATTCAAAGACACCGAACGACGGTGTCTTTTGCCGCCCGATAGCTGGGAAGGATTTGGAGGGGACTGTGTGCATAAGTTGCAAGAACACGTCGTATCCGCCCTACTGGACGGTTCCCCATTGGAAAATACTGCGCAAGAGTATCTAAAGGTCATCAACATTGAAGAGGCGATTTACTCATCGGCCGAAACAGAAAAGAAACTACATCTGGAGCGCCTGTGA